Proteins encoded in a region of the Rutidosis leptorrhynchoides isolate AG116_Rl617_1_P2 chromosome 9, CSIRO_AGI_Rlap_v1, whole genome shotgun sequence genome:
- the LOC139867511 gene encoding transcription factor BC1-like, whose product MAAFNSYQQHHSLYVDQNVFFSNPNTTNTTDFTQFNQLHDHANFHNNHHDQISPASSMSVVLDDQKLASVNEMLAKKRKDKQMSSLNHAQSKDTSNRMKKTKKSNDYQEEKKKKNTKNCSSEEGAVGYIHVRARRGQATDSHSLAERVRREKISERMKLLQAIVPGCDKVTGKALMLDEIINYVQSLQNQVEFLSMKLASVNPILYDFGADADTFVLKPDENMSSMVLPIMPSVQQCSSHGGAATFIPATENYQYLQSQLIDGSSITNSLLFQQSHMPNNILSQGNGQQLWDVDEQRLKLDNCFNLSDNLTSFH is encoded by the exons ATGGCTGCTTTTAATTCATACCAACAACACCACTCACTTTATGTTGATCAAAATGTCTTCTTTTCGAACCCTAACACGACCAACACCACCGATTTCACACAATTTAACCAACTTCATGATCATGCTAATTTCCATAACAATCATCATGATCAAATTAGTCCTGCTTCTTCAATGTCAGTGGTTCTTGATGATCAAAAACTTGCAAGTGTTAATGAGATGTTAGCCAAGAAAAGGAAGGACAAACAAATGTCTTCTTTAAATCATGCTCAATCTAAA GATACAAGTAACAGAATGAAGAAGACAAAGAAAAGCAATGATTATcaagaagaaaaaaagaaaaaaaatacaaaaaattgtTCATCAGAAGAAGGGGCAGTTGGGTACATTCATGTTAGAGCAAGAAGAGGCCAAGCTACTGATAGCCATAGCCTTGCTGAAAGG GTAAGGAGAGAGAAGATAAGTGAAAGGATGAAGCTGTTGCAAGCTATAGTTCCAGGTTGTGACAAG GTAACCGGAAAGGCCCTTATGTTGGATGAAATTATTAATTACGTCCAGTCCCTACAAAATCAAGTTGAG TTTCTTTCCATGAAGCTCGCTTCCGTAAATCCCATTTTATATGATTTTGGAGCCGATGCGGATACATTCGTGCTTAAACCTGatgag AATATGAGCAGCATGGTACTACCAATAATGCCAAGTGTACAACAATGTAGTTCTCACGGTGGAGCTGCCACCTTTATTCCGGCGACGGAAAACTACCAGTACCTGCAGTCACAACTGATTGATGGTTCAtcaattacaaattcattgttgtTTCAACAATCACATATGCCAAATAATATTCTATCTCAG GGAAATGGGCAACAATTATGGGATGTTGATGAACAAAGACTAAAACTTGACAACTGTTTCAATCTCAGCGATAACTTGACTTCTTTTCATTAA